The genome window CCGCTCACCCACACGCCGGCGGGGCCGACGGCGATGCGCACCGCCCCGTCGGGCAGCGTGGCCGAGGCCTGCACGGCGCCCGTCCGGGGGTCGATGACGCACACCGTGCCGGACAGCAGGCTCGCCACCCACACCCCGCCGTCGCCGGCCGCCACCGACACGGGGCCCTCGGGCACCGCGATGGGCGCCCCGACCGTCCTCCCCGTCGTCGGGTCGATCTCCCACACGCGGCTGCCGGACAGGTCGGCCACCCAGACGCGGCCGAACCCGGCGGTCACCGAGATCGGCCGGCCGCCGAGGTGCAGCGTGCGGCCGACGGTCGCCCCCGACGACGGGTCGAAGTGGCGGACCGTCCCGGCGTGGTCGTCGGCGAGCCAGCCGCCGGCGGCGTCGAAGGCCACCGAGGCGGCGTCGGTGCGGCCCATCACCTGGACGCCCGCCGGCGGGGTGCCGGGGCCGGGCGAGCCCATGCCGGCGAGCAGCACGCTGCCGAGGGTCACGCCGGCGAAGAGTGCCGCCGTGGCCGCCACGGCGACGCCGACGCCCCGTCGCGACAACGTCGTCCGGCGGCCCGGGGGTGTCGGA of Acidimicrobiales bacterium contains these proteins:
- a CDS encoding YncE family protein, with the protein product MARTADELGHRPARSPVAPSGKAGRAGTGPTPPGRRTTLSRRGVGVAVAATAALFAGVTLGSVLLAGMGSPGPGTPPAGVQVMGRTDAASVAFDAAGGWLADDHAGTVRHFDPSSGATVGRTLHLGGRPISVTAGFGRVWVADLSGSRVWEIDPTTGRTVGAPIAVPEGPVSVAAGDGGVWVASLLSGTVCVIDPRTGAVQASATLPDGAVRIAVGPAGVWVSGQTHSLTRVDERPDGTALRWRTVAVGRGPLGVGVGDGSVWVANVQSGTVSRVDPATVRVTATYSVGTAGGGVPANPETVAVWRGRVWVADGQQGEVVALDPATGHQVGAPVPLPGVIRQLALDDGGTLWGTTANPGRVLRFHS